From a region of the Pseudoxanthomonas sp. X-1 genome:
- a CDS encoding TonB-dependent receptor, protein MPALAADTATPGITTLPTLDVVGVTPNGDATLPADKSPYPVRGLDADQLDRMTSVDLTEAMDRQVAGISLNSVQGNPLQPDVQFRGFTGSPLLGIAQGIAVYQDGVRVNEVFGDTVNWDLLPQQGIDRLDVVTGANPVFGLNTLGGAIVLRSKNGFDDPGTALSYEAGSFGREVASVESGGNNGTLGYYVLADHLYEQGWRDLSPTHARHYMANFGWRGERAALDLDLAKARTDLTGNGAQSIQAMRRDYASIFTAPDQTQNDLTQASLHGRYDIADDVVLSAMAYQRTVRTRSFNGDTSDAEACEDDPAFLCEDEDDQGQPTFVTDQNGDPVSSDYDAVNNIGHRRQRAHGGNVQLVFSRPLGGHDNQLVLGGDWLSGNVRYSSIVAPAVLLEDRSTSRDAGLQIPDQALDVFASTRTYAWYATDTFSLTEALALTLSARYNHTRTRIADRSGENPDLNGEHVFSRLNPAAGLAWKLSTSLTAYGSYSESTRAPTPVELTCSDEDAPCKLPNQFVADPPLDQVVAKSWEAGLRGRGAGVQWQAGVFRTTSHDDILFQAVGGATSNEGFFANVGDTRRQGLELSAQGRLAGDRLEWSASYVWLDATYQDGFTENAVHNPQADADGQITVQRGDRIPGLSRHQLKAGVEFALSQALRIGIDGQYRSSQSLRGDESNQLAPLGGYALFGLHARWDVTPRLQLSARIENLTGKRYASFGTLGEPGDVFPGDSDPRFLGPGAPRGGWVGARYRF, encoded by the coding sequence ATGCCCGCGCTGGCCGCCGACACCGCCACACCCGGCATCACCACGCTGCCCACGCTCGACGTGGTCGGCGTGACGCCCAATGGCGATGCCACGCTGCCGGCGGACAAGTCGCCCTATCCGGTGCGCGGGCTGGATGCGGACCAGCTGGACCGCATGACCTCGGTCGACCTGACCGAGGCCATGGATCGCCAGGTGGCCGGCATCAGCCTCAACAGCGTGCAGGGCAATCCGCTGCAGCCGGATGTGCAGTTCCGCGGCTTCACCGGCTCGCCGCTGCTGGGCATCGCCCAGGGCATCGCGGTCTACCAGGACGGCGTGCGCGTCAATGAGGTCTTCGGCGACACGGTCAACTGGGACCTGCTGCCGCAGCAGGGCATCGACCGGCTGGACGTGGTCACCGGCGCCAACCCGGTGTTCGGTCTGAACACGCTGGGCGGGGCGATCGTGCTGCGGTCCAAGAACGGCTTCGACGATCCGGGCACGGCGCTGTCGTATGAGGCCGGCTCGTTCGGGCGCGAGGTGGCCAGCGTCGAGTCCGGCGGCAACAACGGCACGCTGGGCTACTACGTGCTGGCCGACCATCTGTACGAGCAGGGCTGGCGCGATCTCTCGCCCACCCACGCCCGCCATTACATGGCCAATTTCGGCTGGCGCGGCGAACGCGCCGCGCTGGATCTGGACCTGGCCAAGGCCAGGACCGACCTCACCGGCAACGGCGCGCAGTCGATCCAGGCCATGCGCCGCGACTACGCCAGCATCTTCACCGCGCCGGACCAGACGCAGAACGACCTGACCCAGGCCAGCCTGCACGGCCGCTACGACATTGCCGACGACGTGGTGCTGAGCGCGATGGCCTACCAGCGCACGGTCAGGACGCGCTCGTTCAACGGCGACACCAGCGACGCGGAAGCCTGCGAGGACGATCCCGCTTTCTTGTGCGAGGACGAGGACGACCAGGGCCAGCCGACCTTCGTCACCGACCAGAACGGTGATCCGGTCTCCTCCGACTACGATGCGGTGAACAACATCGGCCACCGCCGCCAGCGCGCGCACGGCGGCAACGTGCAGCTGGTGTTCTCGCGCCCGCTCGGGGGCCACGACAACCAGCTGGTGCTCGGCGGCGACTGGCTCAGCGGCAACGTGCGCTATTCCAGCATCGTCGCGCCGGCGGTGCTGCTGGAGGACCGCAGCACCTCGCGCGATGCTGGCCTGCAGATTCCCGATCAGGCACTGGACGTGTTCGCCAGCACGCGCACCTACGCCTGGTACGCCACCGACACCTTCAGCCTCACCGAGGCGCTGGCGCTGACCCTCTCGGCCCGCTACAACCACACCCGCACGCGCATCGCCGATCGCTCGGGCGAGAACCCGGACCTCAACGGCGAGCACGTGTTCTCACGCCTGAATCCGGCCGCGGGCCTGGCCTGGAAGTTGAGCACCTCGCTCACCGCCTATGGCAGCTACAGCGAGTCCACCCGCGCGCCCACGCCGGTGGAACTGACCTGCTCGGACGAGGACGCGCCGTGCAAGCTGCCCAACCAGTTCGTCGCCGATCCGCCGCTCGACCAGGTGGTGGCCAAGAGCTGGGAGGCCGGACTGCGCGGCCGCGGCGCCGGCGTGCAGTGGCAGGCCGGCGTGTTCCGCACCACCAGCCATGACGACATCCTGTTCCAGGCCGTCGGCGGGGCGACCTCCAACGAGGGCTTCTTCGCCAATGTCGGCGACACCCGCCGCCAGGGCCTGGAGCTGTCCGCGCAGGGCCGCCTGGCGGGCGACCGGTTGGAGTGGTCGGCCAGCTATGTGTGGCTGGATGCGACCTACCAGGACGGGTTCACCGAGAACGCGGTCCACAACCCGCAGGCCGACGCCGACGGGCAGATCACCGTGCAGCGCGGCGATCGCATCCCGGGCCTGTCGCGGCACCAGCTCAAGGCCGGGGTCGAGTTCGCGCTGAGCCAGGCCCTGCGCATCGGCATCGATGGCCAGTACCGCAGCAGCCAGTCCCTGCGCGGCGACGAGTCCAACCAGCTCGCGCCGCTCGGCGGCTATGCGCTGTTCGGCCTGCACGCGCGCTGGGACGTGACCCCGCGCCTGCAGCTGAGCGCGCGCATCGAGAACCTCACCGGCAAGCGCTACGCCAGCTTCGGCACGTTGGGCGAGCCGGGCGACGTCTTCCCCGGGGATTCCGATCCCCGGTTCCTGGGGCCGGGCGCCCCGCGCGGTGGATGGGTCGGGGCCCGCTACCGCTTCTAG
- the adh gene encoding aldehyde dehydrogenase → MNAVTSTKPMSTDPQSIFKKRYANFIGGAWVEPKSGQYFDNITPVTGKAFTQIPRSNAQDVDAALDAAHAAKDAWGATSPTERANILLKIADRIEANLELLAYAETWDNGKPIRETLNADVPLCADHFRYFAGVLRAQEGSISEIDKDTIAYHFHEPLGVVGQIIPWNFPLLMACWKLSPALAAGNCVVLKPAEQTPASILVLMEVIGDLLPPGVLNVVNGFGLEAGKPLASSPRIAKIAFTGETTTGRLIMQYASQNLIPVTLELGGKSPNIFFADVMAEDDDFLDKAVEGFVLFAFNQGEVCTCPSRALIQESIYEKFMEKVIARVEAIKQGNPLDPNTMIGAQASGEQLEKILSYIDIGKQEGAEVLTGGAQNKLPGELEGGFYVKPTVFKGHNKMRIFQEEIFGPVVSVTTFKDEAEALAIANDTLYGLGAGVWSRDASRLYRMGRAIQAGRVWTNCYHAYPAHAAFGGYKQSGIGRETHKMMLDHYQQTKNLLVSYSPKKLGFF, encoded by the coding sequence ATGAACGCCGTCACCAGCACCAAGCCGATGTCCACCGACCCGCAGTCCATCTTCAAGAAGCGCTACGCCAACTTCATCGGCGGGGCCTGGGTGGAGCCCAAGAGCGGCCAGTATTTCGACAACATCACGCCGGTGACCGGCAAGGCCTTCACCCAGATCCCGCGCTCCAACGCGCAGGACGTGGACGCCGCGCTGGACGCCGCGCATGCCGCCAAGGACGCCTGGGGCGCCACCTCCCCGACCGAGCGCGCCAACATCCTGCTGAAGATCGCCGACCGCATCGAGGCCAACCTCGAGCTGCTCGCCTACGCGGAGACCTGGGACAACGGCAAGCCGATCCGCGAGACGCTCAACGCCGACGTGCCGCTGTGCGCCGACCACTTCCGCTACTTCGCCGGCGTGCTGCGCGCGCAGGAAGGCAGCATCTCGGAGATCGACAAGGACACCATCGCCTACCACTTCCACGAGCCGCTGGGCGTGGTCGGCCAGATCATCCCGTGGAACTTCCCGCTGCTGATGGCGTGCTGGAAGCTGTCCCCGGCGCTGGCCGCCGGCAACTGCGTGGTGCTCAAGCCCGCCGAGCAGACCCCGGCCTCGATCCTGGTGCTGATGGAGGTCATTGGCGACCTGCTGCCGCCAGGCGTGCTCAACGTGGTCAACGGCTTCGGCCTGGAAGCGGGCAAGCCGCTGGCCTCCAGCCCGCGCATCGCCAAGATCGCCTTCACCGGCGAGACCACCACCGGCCGGCTGATCATGCAGTACGCCTCGCAGAACCTGATCCCGGTGACGCTGGAGCTGGGCGGCAAGTCGCCCAACATCTTCTTCGCCGACGTGATGGCCGAGGACGACGATTTCCTGGACAAGGCGGTGGAAGGCTTCGTGCTGTTCGCCTTCAACCAGGGCGAGGTCTGCACCTGCCCCTCGCGCGCGCTGATCCAGGAATCGATCTACGAGAAGTTCATGGAGAAGGTCATCGCCCGCGTGGAGGCGATCAAGCAGGGCAACCCGCTGGACCCCAACACCATGATCGGCGCGCAGGCCTCCGGCGAGCAGCTGGAGAAGATCCTGTCCTACATCGACATCGGCAAGCAGGAAGGCGCGGAAGTGCTCACCGGCGGTGCGCAGAACAAGCTGCCGGGCGAGCTGGAGGGCGGCTTCTACGTCAAGCCGACCGTGTTCAAGGGCCACAACAAGATGCGCATCTTCCAGGAGGAGATCTTCGGGCCGGTGGTGTCGGTGACGACCTTCAAGGACGAGGCCGAGGCGCTGGCCATCGCCAACGACACGCTCTACGGCCTGGGCGCCGGCGTGTGGAGCCGCGATGCCTCGCGCCTGTACCGCATGGGCCGCGCGATCCAGGCCGGCCGCGTGTGGACCAACTGCTATCACGCCTACCCGGCGCATGCGGCCTTCGGCGGCTACAAGCAGTCGGGCATCGGCCGCGAGACGCACAAGATGATGCTCGACCACTACCAGCAGACCAAGAACCTGCTGGTGAGCTACTCGCCGAAGAAGCTCGGCTTCTTCTGA
- a CDS encoding methanol/ethanol family PQQ-dependent dehydrogenase yields the protein MHIHRPTTQALKALAVASVLACSGAASAADAPYAPVTDARLKAAASDSGWLMYRRDYTSRGYAPFKTIDSGNVANLKPAWDWKSEFDMGHEAPPIVNGDYLFITTPKNHLIAFQASTGKKLWEYAHDLSNVGLKTICCDVVNRGVALYEDKVYMATLDNHVVALNAQTGDVAWNEQLNAPDVGYAMTLAPLVVKGKVIVGVSGGEYGARGFIEALDAKTGKQVWKLHTIPLPGEPGGDTWPKGAAETGGGAAWLTGSYDADTDTLFWGVGNPGPWLATLRPGDNLYTDSVIAVNPADGKIKWHYQYTPNDTWDYDGTNETVLTDITYKGKKYKAIVSASRNGWFYAIDRTNGKLIYAEKFATATSVSGFKDGKPVTDPAMRPTVDKEVFTCPSFLGGKNWWPISVSPDTHMAYVPTLHTCMTMKGAAVSYKAGLPFLGETFLVKRDPAFPNHWGAVQAIDLNTGKQVWNFPSELPWNGGMLTTAGGLLFSGSADGYLYAFDAKTGKVLWKSPQMASGVLGVPSTWTVNGKQYVGVYAGWGGGVPIWGGEMAKDPKVRNIPLGGHLYVFSL from the coding sequence ATGCACATCCATCGTCCCACCACCCAGGCGCTCAAGGCGCTGGCCGTGGCCAGCGTGCTGGCCTGCAGCGGCGCGGCCAGCGCCGCCGACGCCCCGTATGCCCCGGTGACCGACGCGCGCCTGAAGGCCGCCGCCAGCGACAGCGGCTGGCTGATGTACCGCCGCGACTACACCAGCCGCGGCTATGCGCCATTCAAGACCATCGACAGCGGCAACGTGGCCAACCTCAAGCCGGCCTGGGACTGGAAGAGCGAGTTCGACATGGGCCACGAGGCCCCGCCGATCGTCAACGGCGACTATCTGTTCATCACCACGCCGAAGAACCACCTGATCGCCTTCCAGGCCAGCACCGGCAAGAAGCTGTGGGAGTACGCCCACGACCTGTCCAACGTCGGCCTGAAGACCATCTGCTGCGACGTGGTCAATCGCGGCGTGGCGCTGTACGAGGACAAGGTCTACATGGCCACCCTGGACAACCACGTGGTCGCGCTGAACGCGCAGACCGGCGATGTGGCCTGGAACGAGCAGCTCAACGCGCCCGATGTGGGCTATGCGATGACCCTGGCCCCGCTGGTGGTCAAAGGCAAGGTGATCGTGGGCGTGTCCGGCGGCGAGTACGGCGCGCGCGGCTTCATCGAGGCGCTGGACGCCAAGACCGGCAAGCAGGTGTGGAAGCTGCACACCATCCCGCTGCCGGGCGAGCCGGGCGGTGACACCTGGCCCAAGGGCGCGGCCGAGACCGGCGGCGGCGCGGCCTGGCTGACCGGCAGCTACGACGCCGACACCGACACGCTGTTCTGGGGCGTGGGCAATCCCGGCCCGTGGCTGGCCACGCTGCGCCCGGGCGACAATCTGTACACCGACTCGGTCATCGCGGTGAACCCGGCCGACGGCAAGATCAAGTGGCATTACCAGTACACGCCCAACGACACCTGGGACTACGACGGCACCAACGAGACGGTGCTGACCGACATCACCTACAAGGGCAAGAAGTACAAGGCCATCGTCAGCGCCAGCCGCAACGGCTGGTTCTATGCGATCGACCGCACCAACGGCAAGCTGATCTATGCCGAGAAGTTCGCCACGGCCACCTCGGTCAGCGGCTTCAAGGACGGCAAGCCGGTCACTGATCCGGCGATGCGCCCGACCGTGGACAAGGAAGTGTTCACCTGCCCCAGCTTCCTGGGCGGCAAGAACTGGTGGCCGATCTCGGTCAGCCCCGACACGCACATGGCCTACGTGCCGACCCTGCACACCTGCATGACCATGAAGGGCGCGGCGGTCAGCTACAAGGCCGGCCTGCCGTTCCTGGGCGAGACCTTCCTGGTCAAGCGCGACCCAGCCTTCCCCAACCACTGGGGCGCGGTGCAGGCGATCGATCTGAACACCGGCAAGCAGGTCTGGAACTTCCCGTCCGAGCTGCCGTGGAACGGCGGCATGTTGACCACCGCCGGCGGCCTGCTGTTCTCCGGCAGCGCCGATGGCTACCTGTACGCGTTCGACGCCAAGACCGGCAAGGTCCTGTGGAAGAGCCCGCAGATGGCCTCCGGCGTGCTCGGCGTGCCCTCCACCTGGACCGTCAACGGCAAGCAGTACGTCGGCGTGTACGCGGGCTGGGGCGGCGGCGTGCCGATCTGGGGCGGCGAGATGGCCAAGGACCCGAAGGTCCGCAACATCCCGCTCGGCGGCCACCTGTACGTGTTCTCGCTGTAA